The stretch of DNA TGAATTATATCTTGAACCAGCAATGGTTGAACAAATTATTAATTACTTGATTCAAGCAGAATTACAACATTTTAGTTTAAGAATTGACCGTAATCGATTAACTGAACCGATAACTAAGCGGATGATGCAAGTTGATTTATCAGAGAGAGGAATATAGATGGATTTTTTTATTAATCAGGCAATGGGATTGGGAAATTCAGGAGTTGAGCACGCGGAATTTTATCGAGCAAAGCGATTTAAGGATGAAAATATACCTTATAAATTTGTCTTTGTCTCGCTGGTTCCCGAATTACATCAAGCAATGAAAAAGTGGCATTTGCATCGTGATGAAGTTATCAATATGTGGGAGTATTTTACTTTAGGTGAAAAGTATTTAGCTGACGGCTTACCTCGGCGGACTAAGCCTAAAAAAGCGGTAACGATTACCGATAGCAGCAATACAATTAGGTTGAAACATATTTATACTGATTCCGGCATGCATATTGTGGAACATTTTGTCAAAGAAAAAAACAAGCAGAAGCCTGAGAGCAAGGTGCTGGTTGTTCGCGTCTTTAAAGTTGAAATCTTTAATGCAAAAACAAATGAATTAAAGGCCACGTATGAAATTACTAATAGTGAAAATGTGGAATCACAGGTTCAAAATATTCATTTGTTTAATCAAGCAGGGCACCATTTATTTTTTGCTAATTTAGTAAAGCTTCACCGGTACTTTTTTGAGATTCTTGACCGCTTCTTTGGCGGACAAAGTAATTTTTATATTGATCGTGGTGACTTTGTCGATGAGGCATTGGTTCCGCATAAAATTCCTAATTCTAAAATCATCGGTATTATTCATGCGGATCACTTGGCAGATCGGAATGATCCTACAAAACCGTTGTGGAATAATTACTATGAGTATATGTTCAGACACCTTGAGGGATTTGACCGCATTGTTGTTGCGACAGAGTTACAGCGGCAAGATATTTTGGTTGATTTTCCAAAAGAAGGGGCAAGATTTGTGACTATTCCTGTTGGTGGCCTCACGTTACAACAACATCATCCACATAAAACTGAACTGAAGTCGTTGAAGTTAATTACGGCTTCACGGTTAGCTGCGGAAAAGCACATCGACATTGCCATTAAGGCCGTAGTTGCATTGCATAATGCTGGTCAGAAAATCAGCTTTGCGATTTATGGTCAAGGTGAAAAGAAGGATGAACTGGCTAAGTTAATTAAAGACAATCACGCAGAAGATTATATTGAATTGAAGGGATTGTCAGATTCATTAGCGCAGATTTATCCCCAATATGATGCGTTTATTTCAACTTCATTTTCTGAAGGCTTTGGCTTGACCTATATTGAGGCACTGAATGCTGGGCTTCCAGTTGTTACCTTTAAGGCGCGGTTTGGGTCAATGGCAATGATTAAAGACGGTCAGAATGGCTTTTTACAAGAATTAAAACGTGATGATGATCAGTTTAATGTTGATCAAATTATTAAAGGACTTAATCGGTTGCTTGCAGCTGATTATCCGAAGTTATGTGCGCAAACACAAGTGGGCATGGAAAAATTTAGTAATGAAACAATTGCACGTAGTTGGAGGAAATTGGTAGATGGATTACGAGTTAGTTAATCGAGTAGACACTCTAGATCAAGCAACATTGCAGGCGATTAAAGAACGCTTACAAAAAACAAATGGTAAATTACTGTGCCTTGGCTCAATGCCAAATATGCGTAATTTCTTGCAAGCTAACGGATTAAAGGGCACGACGTTAATTGATTTAATTACCAAAAGAAAATACGATCCTAAAAGTTATCGCTATTTTAATGAAGTAAATATTCCGGATTCGGGTTATGTTGAAGTATTAAAGAATGGCAGTATCTTTGCTAGCTATCAAGGTGATTATATTGCTCGAGAATATATTTTTCCTAATACAAGAAGAGCAGCCCAAGATATTAGATTTTTAAATCCTGACGGCAGTTTAGATTATATTGAAGAATATACTTCTGATGGCAAGTTATATAGTCACTTACTATATGCCAATAATGTCTTGCAAGAAATAATTTTCTTTAATTTACAGCGGCAACCTGTAATTAGATATTATTACTATAATAATGAAATTAATTTGGTTACAGTTGAGAATCCTAAGACCAACGCCATAATTAGTAAATATGATTCTTTAAATGAGTTTATTATTGCTGAACTAGCTCAAAAAATCGACAGTAAGGATACAGTTGGTATTAACTTCTTAGGAATTGAATTATCAGCTTTAGCACAGACAAGTTCACAAAACATTTATTATTTAAATGAAGATCCTTTAGATCAAAATGGCAATGTGCGGGCTAACTTAGCAATGATTTTGAATGATCAAATTCCATATATTGCTAAGGTGGTACTCACGCGGCGGCAATATTACGAAATTGAAAAGCAGCAGTTGCCTGTTAATAAACTTGAAGTTGTCAGTCATAAAGTAAGTAAATGATAGATTGAATTAATATGCGTATACATTTGAGATTTCGCAAATACTGGAAGCAGACAGCGCGAATTGAAAAATTAATTAAAAAATATGAGCAGTTGAGTGATGCGGAACTTCAGGCCAAAACAGCAGATTTTCAGGCCCAAATTAGTCACGGTCAAAGTTTGGATAATATTTTACCTGATGCGTATGCCGTAGTGTGTGTTGTCGATGAGCGAGTACTAAGAATGCGGCCGTATCGTGTTCAAATTTTTGGTGCAGTGGCAATGCAAGACAGTAACATCATTGAAATGAAAACTGGCGAAGGTAAAACACTTACGGCAACAATGATTATGTATCTGCATGGCTTAACAGGTCCGGGTAATTTTTTGGTTACTGCTAATTCATATTTGGCTAAGCGTGATGCTGAGAGTATGGGCAAGGTGTATCGCTTTTTGGGGTTGACCGTTGCTAACAATCGCTCAAGCTCCGATTCTAGTCAGGAATTAAGTTTAAAAAAGAAAATTTATGCTTCTGATATTGTTTATACAGACAGTGGTTCTTTGGGTTTTGACTATTTATTTAATAATCTTGCTTCTAACAGTGATAAACAATTTATTCGCGCTTTTAAGTTTGCTTTGATTGATGAAGTCGATACAGTTTTGCTTGATCTGGCTGCGACGCCATTGGTAATTTCCGGTACACCTAAGGCTAATTCCAACTACAATCAATTAGCGGATATTTTTGTTAAAACGCTTAAGGAAAAGCAAGATTATGCTCTCAGTAAGGACCGAAAGAAAGTCTGGTTTTTAAAGCAAGGAT from Lactobacillus sp. ESL0785 encodes:
- a CDS encoding glycosyltransferase; its protein translation is MDFFINQAMGLGNSGVEHAEFYRAKRFKDENIPYKFVFVSLVPELHQAMKKWHLHRDEVINMWEYFTLGEKYLADGLPRRTKPKKAVTITDSSNTIRLKHIYTDSGMHIVEHFVKEKNKQKPESKVLVVRVFKVEIFNAKTNELKATYEITNSENVESQVQNIHLFNQAGHHLFFANLVKLHRYFFEILDRFFGGQSNFYIDRGDFVDEALVPHKIPNSKIIGIIHADHLADRNDPTKPLWNNYYEYMFRHLEGFDRIVVATELQRQDILVDFPKEGARFVTIPVGGLTLQQHHPHKTELKSLKLITASRLAAEKHIDIAIKAVVALHNAGQKISFAIYGQGEKKDELAKLIKDNHAEDYIELKGLSDSLAQIYPQYDAFISTSFSEGFGLTYIEALNAGLPVVTFKARFGSMAMIKDGQNGFLQELKRDDDQFNVDQIIKGLNRLLAADYPKLCAQTQVGMEKFSNETIARSWRKLVDGLRVS